A single Primulina eburnea isolate SZY01 chromosome 11, ASM2296580v1, whole genome shotgun sequence DNA region contains:
- the LOC140804984 gene encoding uncharacterized protein, whose amino-acid sequence MGSLSHDHTPISSTESQQKTSSVAVEKLENCKDSGKILSPSSSSSSSSSPDSPLVDDPFGDDDLFTPSIVSSHVDAPISENSKETSSTQSAVPPNANAASSVTDAPRTQTMEHNPNTCSYRIPSHVFARNKSSTPTDWSVASNESLFSIHMGNMSFTNDHLFWKSGELRADQTSTSGQMFSYSAAQCAGGKAGVDTRSRELGIAEAMMKEVIRDCENQKNEESLAQARCVSHRSEGSRTSTKSFAFWTATGDREKGVSIGSACSIKSTSEEQSRPHSQLLTTTKDQSQPSTTTGDVAAAGNVLTRPRWFPCVPCWSLC is encoded by the exons ATGGGATCATTATCACATGATCATACGCCAATATCATCCACAGAATCCCAGCAAAAAACTTCTTCTGTTGCTGTTGAAAAACTCGAAAATTGCAAAGATTCGGGTAAAATATTAAGTCCatcttcctcttcttcttcatcatcttcacccGATTCCCCGTTAGTCGACGACCCTTTTGGAGACGATGATCTATTCACTCCAAGCATTGTCTCTTCACACGTTGATGCTCCCATCTCCGAAAATTCCAAGGAAACATCGAGTACCCAATCAGCAGTACCACCCAATGCTAATGCTGCATCATCAGTAACAGACGCCCCTCGGACACAAACAATGGAGCATAATCCCAACACTTGTTCATATAGAATCCCATCTCATGTATTCGCAAGAAACAAGTCATCGACACCCACGGATTGGAGCGTGGCTTCGAATGAATCGCTGTTCAGTATCCACATGGGTAATATGAGCTTTACTAACGACCATCTCTTTTGGAAATCCGGGGAGCTTCGCGCGGATCAGACGTCGACGTCTGGTCAGATGTTTAGTTACTCAGCGGCGCAGTGTGCGGGTGGCAAGGCGGGTGTTGATACCAGAAGTCGTGAGCTGGGAATAGCGGAGGCGATGATGAAAGAGGTGATCAGGGATTGCGAGAACCAGAAGAATGAAGAATCCTTGGCTCAGGCCAGATGTGTTTCTCATCGTTCTGAGGGAAGCAGGACAAGTACCAAATCTTTCGCATTTTGGAC AGCGACAGGAGACCGTGAAAAAGGTGTATCAATCGGTTCAGCTTGTTCCATAAAGAGCACAAGCGAAGAACAATCACGGCCTCATTCGCAACTGCTGACTACTACGAAAGATCAGTCACAGCCTTCGACGACAACAGGAGACGTTGCCGCTGCCGGAAACGTCTTGACGCGACCACGCTGGTTTCCCTGCGTGCCATGTTGGTCATTGTGTTAG